A portion of the Rhipicephalus sanguineus isolate Rsan-2018 unplaced genomic scaffold, BIME_Rsan_1.4 Seq264, whole genome shotgun sequence genome contains these proteins:
- the LOC119376885 gene encoding transcription factor Jun: MSDSGDSTTNNSFFHPWSSGHLPTGGCEEEKPQTVPRPDGTQPLSVGFGEMSSDGTSDQPTATYQPMQQEQLLSCEELVSRKRSMTLNLGSPGASQRSTKQARCSSLLTSADLQMLMLSTPELERFIIALNAQDSTVSRLFLLTITKEEEQYPSGFPDTLAQLQLKPPQPALQQHTTSGPDTSDSVDSTSNDSSSHPSSSEPQTVPRLGGTPPLSSVGFDEKSSDGTSQQPTATYQPTLKEQLLSCEELVSRKRSMALELESPGACQRSSKQARCSSLLTSPDLRKLALSTPELERLIINLNGQDSTVSKLFLFTMSEEGEQCLSGFPKPQPPQIALHQHATSGPDSSHSVDSTSNDSFSRTSSSSPQTVPRLRSTPPQSPISMGGRERIRLEQRRERNRIAAHKCRQRKLDRDSELEAKVNALKAEKTVLEYDTSVLRHEVYQLSQEVRTHIKAGCKM, encoded by the coding sequence ATGTCCGACTCGGGCGACTCGACCACAAACAACAGTTTCTTTCATCCTTGGTCGTCCGGGCACTTGCCGACGGGCGGCTGCGAGGAGGAGAAGCCACAGACGGTGCCTCGCCCGGACGGCACACAACCGTTGTCCGTCGGCTTCGGCGAGATGAGTAGCGATGGCACCAGCGATCAACCGACAGCGACGTATCAGCCAATGCAGCAGGAGCAGCTGTTGAGTTGCGAAGAGTTGGTCTCGCGCAAGCGGAGCATGACCCTCAACTTAGGCAGCCCTGGGGCATCCCAACGCAGCACCAAACAGGCCCGCTGTTCGAGCCTACTTACGTCTGCGGACTTGCAAATGCTGATGCTGTCGACGCCCGAGCTCGAGCGGTTCATCATTGCTCTCAACGCTCAGGATTCGACGGTGAGTAGGCTGTTTTTACTTACCATCACCAAGGAAGAGGAGCAGTACCCGAGCGGCTTTCCCGATACGCTCGCTCAACTCCAGCTGAAGCCGCCGCAGCCCGCACTTCAACAGCACACCACGTCCGGGCCGGACACGTCCGACTCGGTCGACTCGACCTCAAACGACAGTTCGAGTCATCCTTCATCGTCCGAGCCACAAACGGTGCCTCGACTTGGCGGCACACCACCGCTGTCGTCCGTCGGCTTCGACGAGAAGAGTAGCGATGGCACCAGCCAACAACCGACAGCGACGTATCAGCCAACGCTGAAGGAGCAGCTTTTGAGTTGCGAAGAGTTAGTCTCGCGCAAGCGGAGCATGGCCCTGGAATTAGAAAGCCCTGGGGCATGCCAACGCAGCAGCAAACAGGCGCGCTGTTCGAGCTTGCTCACGTCTCCAGACCTGCGAAAGTTGGCGCTCTCGACGCCCGAGCTCGAGCGCCTCATCATTAATCTGAACGGACAGGATTCGACGGTGAGTAAGCTGTTTTTGTTTACCATGAGCGAGGAAGGGGAGCAGTGCCTCAGTGGCTTCCCCAAACCCCAGCCGCCACAGATCGCGCTTCACCAGCACGCCACGTCCGGCCCGGACTCGTCCCACTCGGTCGACTCGACCTCAAACGACAGTTTCAGTCGTACTTCATCGTCCTCGCCGCAAACGGTGCCTCGACTGAGGTCCACGCCGCCACAATCGCCCATCAGCATGGGCGGCCGAGAGAGGATCAGGCTGGAACAAAGGAGGGAGAGGAATCGAATCGCCGCACATAAGTGCCGCCAGCGAAAGCTCGACCGAGACTCCGAGCTCGAAGCGAAAGTTAACGCGCTCAAGGCGGAGAAAACCGTGCTGGAATACGACACCAGCGTTCTACGCCACGAGGTGTACCAGCTCTCTCAGGAGGTGAGGACACACATCAAGGCGGGCTGTAAGATGTGA